In the genome of Streptomyces pactum, one region contains:
- a CDS encoding DUF1206 domain-containing protein, translating into MEATRRARSAGRTAARSEAVGVAGRWGLAARGVIYVLVGLLAVRIAFVSGDEQADRSGAVAQIAQRPFGGVMLWLLGLGLAGMAVWRLAQATWREPGKKNTGRLAAAARGLFYSLVAYSVLAVAARRDHGGGGGSGGDSSDHQSKDLAARVLELPLGPWLVGAGGCGLVAAGVWIAARALLGKDREKLRTGEMSRRVRRTVLVLGAVGGVSRGAVFATAGAFAIRAAMTYDADRARGLDDTLRAFRDTPAGPWLLAIVGVGLVTFGLYSFAMARWRRS; encoded by the coding sequence GTGGAGGCAACACGAAGAGCGAGGTCGGCCGGGCGCACGGCCGCCCGGAGCGAGGCGGTCGGGGTGGCCGGCCGCTGGGGACTGGCCGCACGGGGCGTGATCTACGTCCTGGTGGGCCTGCTGGCGGTGCGGATCGCGTTCGTCAGCGGTGACGAACAGGCCGACCGGAGCGGGGCGGTGGCGCAGATCGCGCAGCGGCCCTTCGGCGGCGTCATGCTGTGGCTGCTGGGGCTGGGCCTGGCCGGCATGGCGGTGTGGCGGCTGGCCCAGGCGACGTGGCGGGAGCCGGGGAAGAAGAACACCGGGCGCCTCGCGGCGGCGGCGCGCGGCCTCTTCTACAGCCTCGTCGCCTACTCGGTGCTCGCCGTCGCGGCCCGGCGCGACCACGGCGGCGGTGGCGGGTCGGGCGGCGATTCCAGCGACCACCAGTCCAAGGACCTCGCCGCCCGGGTGCTGGAGCTGCCGCTGGGCCCGTGGCTGGTGGGCGCCGGCGGCTGCGGGCTGGTCGCGGCGGGCGTGTGGATCGCGGCCCGCGCGCTGCTGGGCAAGGACCGCGAGAAGCTGCGGACCGGGGAGATGTCCCGGCGGGTCCGCAGGACGGTGCTGGTCCTGGGGGCCGTCGGCGGTGTCAGCCGCGGGGCGGTGTTCGCCACCGCGGGAGCGTTCGCCATCCGTGCCGCCATGACCTACGACGCGGACCGGGCCCGGGGACTGGACGACACGCTGCGCGCGTTCCGCGACACCCCGGCCGGGCCGTGGCTGCTGGCGATCGTCGGGGTTGGACTGGTCACCTTCGGCCTCTACTCGTTCGCCATGGCCCGCTGGCGCCGCAGCTGA
- a CDS encoding NAD(P)H-binding protein, with protein MAEQPILVTGATGKSGRRVVRRLRAAGLPVRAAARGGEHVFDWTDRGTWDAALEGVGAVYLVQLDGTRLVRPFVERAVRHGVRRIVLASGRGIDDPGYVRDDAGVLEALRDAEAAVRGSGVEWTISRPGWFAQNFSEGFFADAVRSGELRLPAGDGAASYIDAEDIAAVVVAALTEDGHAGRVYELSGPAALTPAEAVATISEATGRSVRYVPLPVEDYVAELVRQGVAAADARAFADVIEPLREGRDAYVSDGVWRALGRAPRTFAEFARDTAAAGGWPVRPATIGPDRS; from the coding sequence ATGGCTGAACAACCGATTCTTGTCACCGGGGCGACCGGGAAGTCCGGCCGCCGGGTCGTCCGCCGGCTGCGGGCCGCCGGTCTGCCGGTCCGCGCGGCCGCCCGCGGCGGCGAGCACGTCTTCGACTGGACCGACCGCGGAACCTGGGACGCCGCGCTGGAGGGTGTGGGCGCCGTCTACCTCGTACAGTTGGACGGCACGAGGCTGGTCCGCCCGTTCGTCGAGCGGGCGGTGCGGCACGGGGTGCGGCGGATCGTGCTGGCCTCCGGGCGCGGGATCGACGATCCCGGGTACGTCAGGGACGACGCCGGGGTCCTGGAGGCGCTCCGCGACGCCGAGGCCGCCGTGCGCGGGAGCGGGGTGGAGTGGACGATCAGCCGGCCGGGCTGGTTCGCGCAGAACTTCAGCGAGGGGTTCTTCGCCGACGCCGTCCGCTCGGGGGAGCTGCGGCTGCCCGCCGGCGACGGGGCCGCCAGCTATATCGATGCCGAGGACATCGCCGCGGTGGTGGTGGCCGCGCTGACCGAGGACGGGCACGCGGGCCGGGTCTACGAGCTGTCCGGGCCCGCGGCGCTGACGCCGGCGGAGGCGGTCGCGACCATCTCGGAGGCGACCGGCCGGTCCGTCCGCTATGTGCCGCTGCCGGTCGAGGACTACGTCGCGGAACTCGTCCGGCAGGGGGTGGCGGCCGCGGACGCCCGGGCCTTCGCCGACGTGATCGAACCGCTCCGGGAGGGGCGGGACGCGTATGTCTCCGACGGCGTGTGGCGCGCCCTGGGACGGGCGCCGCGGACCTTCGCGGAGTTCGCCCGGGACACGGCCGCCGCGGGCGGCTGGCCGGTCCGGCCGGCCACGATCGGACCTGACCGGTCTTGA
- a CDS encoding AraC family transcriptional regulator, protein MDAVSELLAGVRARGAVFRRTVMRPPWALRMAGGAPLTVATMVGGRAWIVPDGREPVAIGAGDIAVVRGEAPYTVADDPATPPSLTVTAADYCPGAGGVEPAAGPARTCGEPAEGAAVLISGAFESRGELSERLLKALPPVLVVPAEGGPGPAVAMAAEEVARDRPGQQMVLDRLLDLMLVSALRGWFDDPAADAPAWYRALDDPVVGPALRLLHDAPARPWTVADLAAGAGVSRAALARRFTALVGEPPMAYLAGWRVALAADLLRETGHTVDAVARKVGYSNAFALSVAFKRIRGTRPSDHRGPAPARRSE, encoded by the coding sequence ATGGACGCGGTGTCGGAGCTGCTGGCGGGGGTACGGGCGCGCGGTGCGGTCTTCCGGCGGACGGTGATGCGGCCGCCCTGGGCCCTGCGGATGGCCGGCGGCGCGCCGCTGACCGTGGCCACCATGGTCGGCGGCCGGGCCTGGATCGTCCCCGACGGGCGGGAACCGGTGGCCATCGGCGCCGGTGACATCGCCGTGGTCCGCGGCGAGGCGCCCTACACGGTGGCCGACGACCCCGCGACCCCGCCGTCGCTGACGGTGACCGCCGCCGACTACTGCCCGGGTGCCGGGGGCGTCGAGCCCGCCGCCGGGCCCGCCCGTACCTGCGGTGAGCCGGCCGAGGGGGCCGCGGTGCTGATCAGCGGGGCGTTCGAGAGCCGGGGAGAGCTGAGCGAGCGACTGCTGAAGGCGCTGCCCCCGGTGCTGGTCGTACCTGCCGAGGGCGGCCCCGGCCCCGCCGTGGCGATGGCCGCCGAGGAGGTCGCCCGGGACCGGCCCGGCCAGCAGATGGTGCTGGACCGGCTGCTGGACCTGATGCTGGTCTCGGCGCTGCGCGGCTGGTTCGACGACCCGGCCGCCGACGCCCCCGCCTGGTACCGCGCCCTGGACGACCCGGTGGTGGGCCCGGCGCTGCGGCTGCTGCACGACGCACCGGCCCGCCCGTGGACGGTGGCGGACCTCGCAGCCGGGGCGGGGGTGTCCCGGGCGGCCCTCGCCCGGCGGTTCACCGCGCTGGTCGGCGAACCGCCGATGGCCTACCTCGCGGGCTGGCGGGTGGCACTCGCCGCGGACCTGCTGCGGGAGACCGGCCACACGGTGGACGCGGTCGCCAGGAAGGTCGGCTACTCCAACGCCTTCGCGCTGAGTGTGGCGTTCAAGCGGATCCGCGGCACCCGCCCCAGTGACCACCGCGGCCCGGCGCCGGCCCGGCGGTCCGAGTGA
- a CDS encoding phosphatase PAP2 family protein, which translates to MVTLAFLIALEIAARRYGHPGPITTQAREAIFPPKSGFLLYAGMALTMVVLTWRQRFIAAGAAIGIDLVFVLVRWVAGADMSDGHPFGNGALWAMAGCAVVAVTRRTGRERMLLLKGVGLGLLLVAGRKTGDTWLLITSKTRPDVLDPYLATADHALGNPSWVAGRIVEATHPVSTHVLDYVYVQLAVAAVVVALYQLRYVAAERRFPRHHLVRSFLVIGLVGPAVYMIFPVVGPIFAYGTGAFGTGGEHWAIANVWPDTLPVIGTPGPVRYDDATPRNCMPSLHTAWAVAIFVHTRTGPRLLRYAGVFWLIATLGATLGFGYHYGVDLIAGVVFALTVEAALRAYDRGWDRSGIQLVAHGTVVFAALLVSYRFLPVEMADHPWLAGPLMLLAMGSVIHAYLRTTRAWQPEAIPAPRPEPRPEPV; encoded by the coding sequence GTGGTGACCCTGGCCTTCCTCATCGCGCTGGAGATCGCCGCGCGTCGCTACGGTCACCCCGGGCCGATCACCACTCAGGCCCGAGAGGCGATATTCCCGCCCAAATCGGGCTTTCTGCTCTATGCCGGTATGGCGTTGACGATGGTGGTGCTCACCTGGCGGCAGCGGTTCATCGCCGCCGGTGCCGCGATCGGCATCGACCTCGTCTTCGTGCTGGTGCGGTGGGTGGCCGGTGCCGACATGTCCGACGGCCATCCCTTCGGCAACGGCGCGCTGTGGGCGATGGCCGGCTGCGCGGTCGTCGCGGTCACCCGCCGCACCGGACGGGAGCGGATGCTGCTGCTGAAGGGTGTCGGGCTGGGCCTGCTGCTGGTGGCCGGCCGCAAGACCGGTGACACCTGGCTGCTGATCACCTCCAAGACCCGCCCGGACGTGCTCGACCCCTACCTGGCCACCGCCGACCACGCCCTGGGCAACCCGTCCTGGGTGGCCGGCCGGATCGTCGAGGCCACCCACCCGGTCAGCACCCATGTGCTCGACTACGTCTACGTCCAGCTCGCGGTGGCCGCGGTCGTCGTCGCGCTCTACCAGCTGCGGTACGTGGCGGCCGAGCGCCGCTTCCCGCGCCATCACCTGGTCCGCTCCTTCCTGGTCATCGGACTGGTCGGGCCGGCCGTCTACATGATCTTCCCGGTGGTCGGGCCGATCTTCGCCTACGGCACCGGCGCCTTCGGCACCGGCGGCGAGCACTGGGCGATCGCCAACGTCTGGCCGGACACGCTGCCGGTGATCGGCACCCCCGGCCCGGTGCGGTACGACGACGCCACCCCCCGCAACTGCATGCCCAGCCTGCACACCGCGTGGGCGGTGGCGATCTTCGTCCACACCCGGACCGGTCCCCGCCTGCTGCGGTACGCCGGGGTGTTCTGGCTGATCGCCACGCTGGGCGCGACGCTGGGCTTCGGCTACCACTACGGCGTGGACCTGATCGCCGGTGTGGTCTTCGCGCTCACCGTCGAGGCGGCCCTGCGCGCGTACGACCGCGGCTGGGACCGGTCGGGCATCCAGCTGGTCGCGCACGGCACGGTGGTCTTCGCCGCGCTGCTGGTCTCGTACCGCTTCCTGCCGGTGGAGATGGCCGACCACCCGTGGCTGGCCGGACCGCTGATGCTGCTGGCGATGGGCTCGGTGATCCACGCCTACCTCCGCACCACCCGGGCCTGGCAGCCGGAGGCCATCCCCGCACCGCGGCCGGAACCCCGGCCCGAACCGGTGTGA
- a CDS encoding AfsR/SARP family transcriptional regulator: MRIDVLGAVRALHDDGTPLDLGGPRHREVLARLVAAGGRMVPTDTLVDDLWADPPVRAVGALRTFVAALRRAVEPGRPPRTPPRVLVTEGPGYALRVPRDTVDVHRFEDALDRARRTPGAPADLDAALASWRGPAYADVTGSPWAERERTRLEELRLEGVELRARLLLDSGSGAELVAELGAHVAEHPWREPAWGLLARALHRAGRQADALATLRRARTMLVDQLGLDPGADLQRLETDILRGAATLQPPRTGWAAGVSLGPRTTVELARTLALAGGDALLHSRRDRLAAVRAAERTGDTLLTARVIGAYDVPALWSRADDPGQSRAVVAAAERTLTALGTDGPAGLRARLLATVAVESRSADLSASEHRRAGQAAREAEALARELGDPALLVFALNGVFLQSFTRPGLAAARDVIGTEILDVAARHELPDFAVLGRLIRLQSASALGDLDAAAAHAEAAEQLAVRTEASLVPVLTGWFRARVTAARSTGPGGPTAATAAAHYRAAEESLAGTAGMPGLHRGLFALALLGLRLLHGRPAPTDPALDWGPYLPWARPLVLLALGRDEEARAALTTAPEPPPDHLQEALWCLTAHAAARLGERPVAARAATVLRPARREVAGGASGMLTLGPVARYLAEAEACADQE, encoded by the coding sequence ATGCGAATCGACGTACTCGGTGCCGTGCGGGCCCTCCACGACGACGGCACCCCGCTCGACCTGGGCGGACCCCGCCACCGCGAGGTGCTCGCCCGGCTCGTCGCCGCCGGGGGGCGGATGGTCCCCACCGACACCCTCGTGGACGACCTGTGGGCCGATCCGCCGGTGCGTGCCGTGGGTGCGTTGCGCACGTTCGTCGCCGCGCTGCGCCGCGCCGTCGAACCCGGCCGGCCGCCCCGCACCCCGCCGCGCGTCCTCGTCACGGAAGGACCCGGCTACGCACTGCGCGTGCCGCGCGACACCGTCGACGTCCACCGGTTCGAGGACGCCCTGGACCGCGCCCGGCGCACCCCCGGTGCGCCGGCCGACCTCGACGCGGCCCTGGCGTCCTGGCGCGGCCCCGCCTACGCCGACGTGACCGGCTCCCCGTGGGCCGAGCGTGAACGGACCCGGCTGGAGGAGCTGAGGCTGGAGGGGGTGGAACTGCGCGCCCGCCTCCTCCTCGACTCCGGTTCGGGAGCCGAGCTGGTCGCCGAACTGGGCGCGCACGTCGCCGAGCATCCCTGGCGCGAGCCGGCCTGGGGGCTGCTGGCCCGCGCACTGCACCGGGCGGGCCGTCAGGCGGACGCCCTTGCCACCCTCCGCCGTGCCCGCACGATGCTCGTGGACCAGCTCGGGCTCGACCCCGGTGCCGATCTCCAGCGCCTGGAGACCGACATTCTCCGCGGAGCCGCGACCCTCCAGCCCCCGCGCACCGGGTGGGCCGCCGGTGTAAGCCTCGGCCCGCGCACCACCGTGGAGCTGGCCCGCACCCTGGCCCTGGCGGGTGGTGACGCCCTCCTCCACTCGCGGCGCGACCGCCTCGCCGCCGTCCGGGCGGCGGAGCGCACCGGGGACACCCTCCTGACCGCCCGTGTCATCGGCGCCTACGACGTGCCCGCCCTCTGGAGCCGGGCCGACGACCCCGGGCAGTCCCGCGCGGTCGTCGCGGCGGCCGAGCGCACGCTCACCGCGCTCGGCACCGACGGCCCCGCCGGACTGCGCGCCCGCCTGCTGGCCACCGTCGCGGTCGAGAGCCGCAGCGCCGATCTGTCCGCGAGCGAACACCGGCGCGCCGGGCAGGCGGCGCGCGAGGCCGAGGCGCTCGCCCGGGAGCTGGGCGATCCCGCCCTGCTGGTGTTCGCCCTCAACGGCGTGTTCCTCCAGTCCTTCACCCGGCCCGGTCTCGCGGCGGCACGGGACGTGATCGGCACCGAGATCCTCGACGTGGCCGCCCGGCACGAGCTGCCGGACTTCGCCGTGCTCGGCCGGCTCATCCGCCTGCAGTCCGCCTCGGCCCTGGGCGACCTCGACGCCGCGGCCGCGCACGCCGAGGCCGCCGAGCAGCTCGCCGTGCGCACCGAGGCCTCGCTCGTCCCCGTGCTCACCGGCTGGTTCCGGGCCCGGGTCACGGCCGCACGCAGCACCGGACCGGGCGGGCCGACCGCCGCCACGGCCGCGGCGCACTACCGCGCCGCCGAAGAGAGCCTCGCCGGGACCGCGGGCATGCCCGGGCTGCACCGCGGCCTGTTCGCCCTCGCCCTCCTGGGCCTGCGCCTCCTGCACGGCCGTCCGGCGCCCACCGATCCGGCTCTCGACTGGGGCCCGTACCTGCCCTGGGCGCGCCCCTTGGTGCTGCTCGCCCTCGGCCGTGACGAGGAGGCCCGTGCCGCCCTGACCACGGCGCCCGAACCACCCCCCGATCACCTGCAGGAGGCGCTCTGGTGCCTGACCGCCCACGCCGCCGCCCGCCTCGGCGAGCGCCCGGTGGCCGCCCGTGCGGCAACGGTCCTGCGCCCCGCCCGCCGCGAAGTCGCGGGCGGGGCGAGCGGGATGCTGACGCTGGGACCGGTGGCGCGGTACCTGGCGGAGGCGGAGGCCTGCGCCGACCAGGAATGA
- a CDS encoding alpha/beta fold hydrolase: MTPTIPGFDYVRLPGADGVELAAAVGGRGSPVVLLHGFPQTHLMWRHVAERLAGEHTVICPDLRGYGASDKPAATGPEVYSKRTMAADVVALAAALGHERFALVGHDRGALVAFRAGLDHPETLTHLGILDVVPTLDMWDVLHGVPAAVGYHLFLMAQPPGLPETMIANSAEAFFGSFLDAWAGDPAAMPEAVRSAYLRACAAAVPSIVADYRASAGIDVTHDQADRDAGSQLAMPVTVVQQDWGAQLGYDAAAVWHPWAPDLDHRLTGAGHFMAEEAPDEITGAIRDLLLR, translated from the coding sequence ATGACTCCCACCATCCCCGGTTTCGATTACGTCCGCCTGCCCGGCGCCGACGGAGTGGAGCTGGCCGCCGCCGTCGGCGGCCGGGGCAGCCCGGTCGTGCTGCTGCACGGCTTCCCCCAGACCCACCTGATGTGGCGGCACGTCGCCGAGCGGCTCGCCGGCGAGCACACGGTGATCTGCCCCGACCTGCGCGGCTACGGCGCCAGTGACAAGCCGGCGGCCACCGGCCCCGAGGTGTACTCCAAGCGCACCATGGCCGCCGATGTCGTCGCCCTGGCGGCGGCGCTCGGCCATGAGCGCTTCGCCCTGGTCGGCCACGACCGGGGCGCCCTGGTCGCCTTCCGGGCGGGACTGGACCATCCCGAGACCCTCACCCACCTGGGCATCCTCGACGTCGTACCGACCCTGGACATGTGGGACGTCCTGCACGGTGTGCCGGCGGCGGTCGGCTACCACCTGTTCCTCATGGCGCAGCCGCCGGGCCTGCCGGAGACGATGATCGCCAACAGCGCCGAGGCCTTCTTCGGCTCCTTCCTCGACGCCTGGGCCGGTGACCCGGCCGCCATGCCGGAGGCGGTCCGCTCCGCGTACCTGCGGGCCTGCGCCGCGGCCGTGCCGTCGATCGTCGCGGACTACCGGGCCTCGGCGGGCATCGACGTCACCCACGACCAGGCGGACCGGGACGCCGGTTCCCAGCTGGCCATGCCCGTGACGGTCGTCCAGCAGGACTGGGGCGCGCAACTGGGCTACGACGCCGCCGCGGTCTGGCACCCGTGGGCACCGGACCTGGACCACCGGCTGACCGGCGCGGGGCACTTCATGGCCGAGGAGGCGCCGGACGAGATCACCGGGGCGATCCGCGACCTGCTGCTCCGCTGA
- a CDS encoding alpha/beta fold hydrolase — MQPEPTAELRHRTVEAPAGRLHLVEQGTGPMVLLVHGFPESWYSWRRQLPALAAAGHRAVAIDVRGYGRSSRPEATGAYRMLDLVADNVAVVRALGEESAVVVGHDWGSNIAATSALLHPEVFRAVGLLSVPYAPPGGPRPTDVFGRIGGPEEEFYVSYFQEPGRAEAEIEPDVRGWLAGFYAALSADTMPAPGEPDPHFVTRGGGRLRDRFPTGILPAWLSEDDLDFYAGEFERAGITGALNRYRTMDRDWEDLAPHRGAPIEQPALFIGGALDASTTWMSDAIDAHPTTLPGLSASHLLDGCGHWIQQERPDEVNRLLTDWLATLQD, encoded by the coding sequence ATGCAGCCCGAGCCGACCGCCGAACTCCGCCATCGCACCGTCGAGGCCCCGGCCGGACGCCTCCACCTGGTCGAGCAGGGCACCGGCCCGATGGTCCTGCTCGTGCACGGCTTCCCCGAGTCCTGGTACTCCTGGCGCCGCCAGCTCCCGGCCCTCGCCGCGGCCGGCCACCGGGCGGTGGCGATCGACGTGCGTGGGTACGGCCGCTCCTCCAGGCCGGAGGCGACCGGGGCCTACCGGATGCTCGACCTGGTGGCGGACAACGTCGCCGTCGTGCGCGCCCTCGGCGAGGAGAGCGCGGTGGTCGTCGGCCACGACTGGGGCTCCAACATCGCCGCCACCTCCGCCCTGCTCCACCCGGAGGTCTTCCGCGCCGTCGGCCTGCTGAGCGTCCCCTACGCGCCGCCCGGCGGCCCGCGCCCCACCGACGTCTTCGGCCGGATCGGAGGCCCCGAGGAGGAGTTCTACGTGTCCTACTTCCAGGAGCCCGGCCGCGCCGAGGCGGAGATCGAGCCTGACGTCCGGGGCTGGCTCGCGGGCTTCTACGCGGCCCTGTCCGCCGACACCATGCCCGCCCCCGGCGAGCCCGACCCGCACTTCGTCACCCGCGGCGGGGGCCGGCTGCGTGACCGCTTCCCCACCGGGATCCTCCCGGCCTGGCTGAGCGAGGACGACCTGGACTTCTACGCCGGGGAGTTCGAGCGCGCGGGGATCACCGGAGCACTCAACCGCTACCGCACCATGGACCGCGACTGGGAGGACCTCGCTCCGCACCGCGGAGCCCCGATCGAGCAGCCGGCCCTGTTCATCGGCGGCGCCCTGGACGCCTCCACCACCTGGATGTCCGACGCCATCGACGCCCACCCCACCACCCTCCCGGGCCTGTCGGCCTCCCACCTCCTGGACGGCTGCGGCCACTGGATCCAGCAGGAACGCCCCGACGAGGTCAACCGCCTGCTGACCGACTGGCTCGCCACCCTCCAGGACTGA
- a CDS encoding helix-turn-helix domain-containing protein — protein MAVDDVDGTLAAMGPRLRAARERHGATLAGVSGATGISASVLSRIETGRRTPTLRVLLQLSKEYGVSLDELAGTAPAPAARPRATPVSFGDDKAVLPLTRYVGGLHVHKHVLPALKDPPVRPRQVSHDGYEWLCVLYGRLWLALGDQDLLLTPGDVAEFDTRTPHGVANSSPTGPVEYLVMFGPQGERPRPRTPGPAARGTGDGKAAG, from the coding sequence GTGGCGGTCGACGACGTGGACGGCACGCTGGCCGCGATGGGGCCCCGGTTGCGAGCCGCGCGCGAGCGCCACGGCGCGACCCTCGCCGGTGTCAGCGGCGCGACCGGTATCTCGGCCAGCGTGCTGTCCCGGATCGAGACCGGCCGGCGCACGCCCACCCTGCGGGTGCTGCTGCAGCTGTCGAAGGAGTACGGCGTCTCCCTGGACGAGCTGGCCGGCACGGCACCCGCCCCCGCGGCCAGGCCGCGCGCCACGCCGGTGAGCTTCGGCGACGACAAGGCGGTGCTGCCGCTGACCCGGTACGTCGGCGGCCTGCACGTCCACAAGCACGTCCTGCCCGCCCTCAAGGATCCGCCCGTGCGGCCCCGTCAGGTCTCCCACGACGGCTACGAGTGGCTGTGCGTCCTGTACGGACGACTGTGGCTCGCGCTCGGCGACCAGGACCTCCTCCTGACCCCCGGGGACGTCGCCGAGTTCGACACCCGCACCCCGCACGGGGTGGCGAACTCCAGCCCCACCGGTCCGGTCGAGTACCTGGTCATGTTCGGACCGCAGGGCGAGCGTCCGCGGCCGCGCACCCCCGGTCCCGCCGCTCGCGGGACCGGTGACGGGAAAGCTGCCGGGTGA
- a CDS encoding TetR/AcrR family transcriptional regulator: MTSATSPRPPGRPRSGVNAAVFAATLSTVQELGYARATVERIAAAAGVAKSTVYRRWPSKGALIVDCLLDAFGPPPLGGADRAEVLSSTIHWAAAKIAEPGVGDAFAGVFSDAVSDPALREILSSRLQDPYRIALQEALGEPEHRVLFFIDVVTGTLLHRMGMTGEPMAAADVTALVEMVLPHFADGPA; encoded by the coding sequence ATGACTTCGGCCACATCCCCCCGCCCGCCCGGCCGTCCGCGCAGCGGCGTCAACGCCGCGGTCTTCGCCGCGACGCTGAGCACCGTCCAGGAACTCGGCTACGCGCGCGCCACCGTCGAGCGCATCGCCGCGGCGGCCGGCGTCGCGAAGTCCACGGTCTACCGGCGCTGGCCGTCGAAGGGCGCGCTGATCGTCGACTGCCTGCTGGACGCCTTCGGTCCGCCGCCGCTGGGGGGCGCGGACCGGGCGGAGGTGCTGTCCTCGACCATCCACTGGGCCGCGGCGAAGATCGCCGAACCGGGGGTGGGGGACGCGTTCGCCGGTGTGTTCAGCGACGCCGTCAGCGACCCGGCGCTGCGCGAGATCCTCTCCTCGCGGCTGCAGGACCCCTACCGGATCGCGCTCCAGGAGGCGCTCGGCGAGCCGGAGCACCGGGTCCTGTTCTTCATCGACGTGGTGACCGGGACGCTGCTCCACCGGATGGGCATGACCGGCGAGCCGATGGCCGCCGCCGATGTCACCGCGCTGGTCGAGATGGTCCTGCCCCACTTCGCCGACGGCCCGGCGTAG
- a CDS encoding alpha/beta hydrolase produces the protein MSGTTDVQRPAEPDWSAITTDELIAYREAENRFRASAAARAVTGEPDPGAGIRWQEVVLPGRVLPVRVYRPAGQGGEDAGRAGLPLVLHVHGGGFVGTAAQSDWINSHLAARLPAVVVSVEHRLVDPVTPLPAAADDGWDVLRHVLEHAARWGVDPERAAVFGESCGGLIVALAALRARASGLRLRAQVLVNPAVEVTGTMLDSPSMTRYAHTPTLSRPHLELFRRLAVPQGTDARALSPLYADDLGGLAPALVVVPTDDPLADHGRRYAERLRDAGTPVRLTEHQGAGHAFLSMPGVVPQAQAARAEIDDFLGASLAVRPPGRPTG, from the coding sequence ATGAGTGGGACCACTGACGTCCAGCGGCCGGCGGAGCCGGACTGGTCGGCGATCACGACCGATGAGCTGATCGCCTACCGCGAGGCGGAGAACCGTTTCCGGGCGTCCGCCGCGGCGCGCGCGGTCACCGGGGAGCCGGACCCCGGTGCCGGGATCCGGTGGCAGGAGGTGGTCCTGCCCGGCCGGGTGCTGCCGGTCCGGGTGTACCGGCCGGCCGGGCAGGGCGGTGAAGACGCCGGCCGGGCCGGGCTGCCGCTCGTCCTCCATGTGCACGGAGGCGGCTTCGTGGGCACGGCGGCGCAGAGCGACTGGATCAACAGTCACCTCGCCGCCCGGCTGCCCGCGGTCGTGGTCTCGGTCGAACACCGCCTCGTCGACCCGGTGACCCCGCTGCCGGCGGCCGCCGACGACGGCTGGGACGTCCTGCGGCACGTGCTGGAGCACGCCGCGCGCTGGGGCGTCGATCCGGAGCGGGCGGCCGTCTTCGGCGAGAGCTGCGGCGGCCTGATCGTCGCCCTGGCGGCGCTCCGGGCCCGCGCGTCCGGCCTGCGCCTGCGGGCCCAGGTGCTGGTCAACCCGGCCGTCGAGGTGACCGGGACGATGCTCGACTCGCCCTCGATGACCCGGTACGCCCACACCCCGACGCTCAGCAGGCCGCACCTGGAGCTGTTCCGGCGGCTCGCCGTCCCGCAGGGGACCGACGCCCGCGCGCTCTCGCCGCTGTACGCCGACGACCTCGGCGGTCTGGCCCCGGCGCTCGTGGTGGTGCCGACCGACGACCCGCTGGCCGACCACGGCCGCCGCTACGCCGAGCGGCTGCGGGACGCCGGGACCCCCGTCCGGCTGACCGAACACCAGGGCGCGGGGCACGCGTTCCTCAGCATGCCCGGCGTGGTCCCGCAGGCACAGGCCGCGCGGGCGGAGATCGACGACTTCCTCGGGGCCTCCCTGGCCGTCCGACCGCCTGGCCGTCCGACCGGCTGA
- a CDS encoding DUF6223 family protein: protein MSLRRLSTAAAATALAVLALTAPAAAATSGRHAAAGVGSFGPGRLGASTGALLALAGVVVAGLALARPAGRRGTAGGPLRAVVAVVAGLAGTVLGGVVAATADGGLGSGNGLGGAWVAMLVGVAAMVLGGMAAARSRRTGRPAAAGPRDRAATDGRP from the coding sequence ATGTCCCTTCGCCGCCTGTCCACCGCCGCCGCGGCCACCGCGCTCGCGGTCCTCGCGCTCACCGCACCGGCGGCCGCGGCGACCTCCGGGCGGCATGCCGCCGCCGGCGTCGGCTCGTTCGGCCCCGGACGGCTCGGGGCGTCCACCGGCGCACTGCTGGCGCTGGCCGGTGTGGTGGTGGCCGGGCTGGCGCTGGCCCGCCCCGCCGGCCGCCGGGGCACGGCCGGCGGACCGCTGCGGGCCGTGGTGGCGGTGGTCGCGGGCCTGGCCGGAACGGTCCTCGGCGGGGTGGTCGCGGCCACCGCCGACGGCGGCCTGGGCAGCGGCAACGGGCTCGGCGGGGCCTGGGTGGCCATGCTGGTGGGGGTGGCGGCCATGGTCCTGGGGGGCATGGCGGCGGCGCGCTCCCGCCGCACCGGCCGGCCGGCCGCGGCGGGCCCGCGCGACCGGGCCGCGACGGACGGGCGGCCCTGA